From a single Labrys wisconsinensis genomic region:
- a CDS encoding ABC transporter substrate-binding protein translates to MGRALFGAALALVLSASAHAAEKLTVYSAGPADLIETLAKGFTDKTGTPVEVFQGTTGKVMARIEAEAANPIVDVVISASWDSASDFSERGWLVDYASPNAEKVPAFLKTRNAVAQGVSALGIAWNPKSGTPRPTDWADLAKPEYKDAVTMPDPAQSGATFELVAALEGRTGDWSLFESLAKNGMATGGANAAALTPVLQGAKAAVFGAVDYISLAGKAKGESIEVIFPASGTVIAPRPMMIMTWSKQQDAAKAFIDYVLSDEGQKAVAAVYLMPAREDAKADRALIGDLKLLPIDTKKVYGARKELLAGFAKAAGK, encoded by the coding sequence ATAGGAAGAGCACTGTTCGGCGCGGCCCTCGCGCTGGTCTTGTCGGCCTCGGCCCATGCCGCGGAGAAGCTCACGGTCTACTCCGCCGGGCCGGCCGACCTGATCGAGACCCTGGCCAAGGGCTTCACCGACAAGACCGGGACGCCCGTCGAGGTCTTCCAGGGCACGACCGGCAAGGTGATGGCCCGCATCGAGGCGGAAGCCGCCAACCCGATCGTCGACGTCGTCATCTCGGCCTCCTGGGATTCGGCGAGCGATTTCTCCGAGCGCGGCTGGCTCGTCGACTATGCCAGCCCCAACGCGGAGAAGGTGCCCGCCTTCCTCAAGACCCGCAACGCGGTGGCCCAGGGCGTCTCGGCGCTCGGCATCGCCTGGAACCCCAAGAGCGGCACGCCGCGTCCCACCGACTGGGCCGACCTGGCCAAGCCGGAGTACAAGGATGCCGTGACCATGCCCGACCCGGCCCAGTCCGGCGCCACGTTCGAGCTGGTCGCAGCGCTCGAAGGCCGGACCGGCGACTGGAGCCTGTTCGAGAGCCTGGCGAAGAACGGCATGGCCACCGGCGGCGCCAACGCCGCGGCCCTGACGCCTGTGCTGCAGGGCGCCAAGGCGGCGGTGTTCGGCGCGGTGGACTACATCTCGCTGGCCGGCAAGGCCAAGGGCGAGTCGATCGAGGTCATCTTCCCGGCCTCGGGAACGGTCATCGCCCCGCGGCCGATGATGATCATGACCTGGTCGAAGCAGCAGGATGCCGCCAAGGCCTTCATCGACTATGTCCTCTCCGACGAAGGCCAGAAGGCCGTCGCCGCCGTCTACCTGATGCCGGCCCGCGAGGACGCCAAGGCCGACCGCGCCCTGATCGGCGACCTCAAGCTGCTGCCCATCGACACCAAGAAGGTCTACGGCGCCCGCAAGGAGCTTCTCGCCGGCTTCGCCAAGGCCGCCGGCAAATGA
- a CDS encoding ABC transporter permease, translating to MTRQRGGGGLVLLAVLSLLAVVALPLSFIALQAVFPAIASGSLAAPFSPVLAILGAPALAGSMLNTIVLGLTVVGVSAVVAVPLGVVRGLFRLPLQGLWDVLMLVPFMIPPYIAALSWILTLQPRGYLQQLAGFHLQGFLFSFWGIVFVMTLTGLPVVYFAVSRTVGAIGGRLIEAARVAGASPWTSFLRIVLPLSAPGIAASLLLVFALTIEEYGTPAALGAKSGFEVLVTEIETRVSDWPIDLPGAAALSLILVCLSLAAFLVQFRLLARHSFETVAGRPAPSAQASLGRWAPAVLPAFALVVLLATVAPLAAILATAFSRTLSGGLSPANLGLDNFGAVLRSGAAGLTALGNSLLLGVGTAAITGLLGTLAAYVILRTRLRGRSLLDALTVLPNALPGVVVAVGLILAWNQPWLPVTPYNTPLILLLAYCCILLPYPVRYAGAAFRQIGDSVEMAARIAGAGRFTAFRRILVPLVAPSVLSAMLIVFSVASRELVASLLLAPAGMATVSTYIWKQFDQGSVTVGMAMSTVTIAISTLMALALATLIRRSTPP from the coding sequence ATGACCCGGCAGCGCGGCGGCGGGGGGCTCGTCCTCCTGGCGGTCCTGTCGCTCTTGGCCGTCGTCGCGCTGCCGCTGTCCTTCATCGCGCTGCAGGCGGTCTTCCCCGCGATCGCCTCCGGCTCCCTCGCCGCCCCGTTCAGCCCGGTCCTGGCCATCCTCGGCGCGCCGGCGCTGGCGGGATCGATGCTGAACACCATCGTGCTGGGACTGACGGTCGTCGGCGTCTCGGCCGTCGTCGCCGTGCCCCTCGGCGTCGTCCGCGGCCTGTTCCGCCTGCCGCTCCAGGGCCTGTGGGACGTGCTGATGCTCGTCCCCTTCATGATCCCGCCCTATATCGCGGCCCTGAGCTGGATCCTGACCCTGCAGCCCAGGGGCTATCTGCAGCAGCTCGCCGGCTTCCACCTGCAGGGCTTCCTGTTCTCGTTCTGGGGCATCGTCTTCGTGATGACCCTGACCGGGCTTCCCGTCGTCTATTTCGCCGTCTCCCGCACGGTCGGCGCCATCGGCGGCCGGCTGATCGAAGCGGCGCGCGTGGCCGGCGCCTCGCCCTGGACGAGCTTCCTGCGCATCGTCCTGCCGCTCTCGGCACCGGGGATCGCCGCCAGCCTGCTCCTGGTCTTCGCCCTCACCATCGAGGAATACGGCACGCCGGCGGCGCTGGGCGCCAAGTCGGGCTTCGAGGTGCTGGTCACCGAGATCGAGACCCGCGTCTCCGACTGGCCGATCGACCTGCCCGGGGCGGCCGCCCTGTCGCTCATCCTGGTCTGCCTGTCCCTTGCCGCCTTCCTCGTCCAGTTCCGGCTGCTGGCCCGCCATTCCTTCGAGACCGTGGCCGGCCGTCCCGCTCCGTCGGCGCAGGCCTCCCTCGGCCGCTGGGCGCCGGCGGTCCTGCCCGCCTTCGCCCTCGTCGTCCTGCTGGCGACGGTGGCGCCCCTGGCGGCCATCCTGGCGACGGCCTTCTCCCGCACCCTCTCCGGCGGCCTCTCGCCGGCCAATCTCGGCCTCGACAATTTCGGCGCCGTGCTCCGCTCGGGAGCGGCCGGCCTCACCGCCCTGGGCAACAGCCTGCTGCTCGGCGTCGGCACCGCGGCGATCACCGGCCTGCTCGGCACCCTGGCGGCCTACGTGATCCTGCGCACCAGGCTGCGGGGCCGCTCGCTGCTCGATGCCCTCACCGTGCTGCCCAACGCCCTGCCGGGCGTCGTCGTCGCGGTGGGCCTGATCCTGGCCTGGAACCAGCCCTGGCTGCCCGTCACGCCCTACAACACGCCGCTCATCCTCCTGCTCGCCTATTGCTGCATCCTCCTGCCCTACCCCGTGCGCTATGCCGGCGCGGCCTTCCGCCAGATCGGCGACAGCGTCGAGATGGCCGCCCGGATCGCCGGCGCCGGCCGCTTCACCGCCTTCCGGCGCATCCTGGTTCCCCTGGTGGCGCCCAGCGTGCTCTCGGCCATGCTGATCGTCTTTTCCGTCGCATCGCGCGAGCTCGTCGCCTCGCTGCTGCTGGCGCCGGCCGGCATGGCCACGGTTTCCACCTATATCTGGAAGCAGTTCGACCAGGGCTCCGTCACCGTCGGCATGGCGATGAGCACCGTCACCATCGCCATCTCGACCCTGATGGCCCTCGCGCTCGCAACGCTGATCCGCCGCTCGACGCCACCCTGA
- a CDS encoding APH(3'') family aminoglycoside O-phosphotransferase, with translation MNRSSSSWAACLARLPGGRQWLPVGSGESGDHVFRRSDGEAYAKVADGERAPLLEAERRRTQWLSAFDLGAPPVLDWIEADGAACLVTGAVRGVPASDLDAPALVRAWPSIAERIKALHALPVRDCPFARGLSAMVGRAEDVVARGAVNPDFLDPEDRDTPPPVLLARLQAELPMRLDQEAGDLVVCHGDACLPNIMVDPETLRCTGLVDLGRLGTADRHVDLALLIANARETWTGGDQAQAARDRLFAIHAIEVPDQARLDFYLRLDPLTWG, from the coding sequence ATGAACCGATCGTCCTCGTCCTGGGCGGCCTGCCTCGCCCGTCTCCCCGGCGGACGACAATGGCTGCCCGTCGGTTCCGGCGAATCCGGCGACCATGTGTTCCGTCGCAGCGACGGCGAAGCCTATGCCAAGGTCGCTGACGGGGAGCGGGCGCCGCTCCTCGAGGCGGAGCGCAGGCGGACGCAATGGCTGTCCGCGTTCGACCTCGGGGCTCCTCCCGTGCTCGATTGGATCGAGGCGGACGGTGCGGCGTGCCTCGTCACCGGCGCCGTGCGCGGCGTGCCGGCGAGCGATCTCGACGCGCCGGCGCTCGTCCGGGCCTGGCCTTCGATCGCCGAGCGCATCAAGGCCCTCCACGCGCTGCCTGTCCGGGATTGCCCTTTCGCGCGCGGCCTGTCGGCGATGGTCGGGCGGGCCGAGGACGTCGTCGCGCGCGGCGCCGTCAACCCCGACTTCCTCGACCCCGAGGATCGGGACACGCCGCCACCGGTCCTGCTCGCCCGCCTGCAGGCGGAACTGCCGATGCGACTCGATCAGGAGGCCGGCGACCTCGTCGTCTGCCACGGCGATGCCTGCCTGCCCAACATCATGGTCGACCCCGAGACATTGCGCTGCACCGGCCTGGTCGATCTCGGCCGGCTCGGCACGGCCGACCGCCATGTCGACCTCGCGCTGCTGATCGCCAACGCCCGCGAGACCTGGACGGGGGGCGATCAGGCGCAGGCCGCCCGTGACCGCCTGTTCGCCATCCATGCGATCGAGGTTCCGGACCAGGCCCGGCTCGACTTCTACCTCCGCCTGGATCCGCTGACCTGGGGTTGA
- a CDS encoding efflux RND transporter periplasmic adaptor subunit translates to MTAQTIHGPIEGAPVAAPADLCPDAAPAAEIVLPRRRGRSFWFRASGVVTGLVAVAGAGILLLARPAPVEHPAVAATSAAEAVARPPSITVVHAARGPITETAVVTGNLVPREEVLVSPQIDGYAVEDILVEEGDTVAKGQVLARLSRAMIDTSLAQNAAQIARADAAIAQAEASIAEAQASKDQTSSAFARSQTLRKDGIATADTLEQREMADRTAAARLDSAQHALTVAQADKNLAVAQRSEMMVRLARTEIKAPAAGTVSRRTARIGAIAAIAGDPLFRIIENGEIELEADVPEATLAALRPGMAAKVLTAARTEPFSGHVRLVSPEVTQSTRLGRVRISLDPAPGLTIGAFGRAAVEIASRDGVLLPQSAVLFSEQGPTVQVVRDGVVTTTPIVIGLRTESHVEIEKGVAVGDAVVATAGTFVRDGDRVTPVEPKG, encoded by the coding sequence ATGACCGCGCAGACCATTCACGGCCCGATCGAGGGCGCGCCGGTCGCGGCGCCCGCCGACCTCTGCCCGGATGCCGCGCCCGCGGCCGAGATCGTCCTGCCGAGGCGGCGCGGGCGCTCCTTCTGGTTCCGCGCCTCCGGCGTCGTGACCGGCCTCGTCGCCGTGGCGGGCGCCGGCATCCTCCTGCTGGCCCGGCCCGCACCCGTCGAGCATCCGGCCGTCGCCGCGACCAGCGCGGCCGAGGCCGTCGCCCGGCCGCCGTCGATCACCGTGGTGCACGCCGCGCGCGGGCCGATCACCGAGACCGCCGTGGTCACCGGCAACCTGGTGCCGCGCGAGGAGGTGCTGGTCTCCCCGCAGATCGACGGCTACGCCGTCGAGGACATCCTGGTGGAGGAGGGCGACACCGTCGCCAAGGGCCAGGTGCTGGCGCGGCTGTCGCGCGCGATGATCGACACGTCGCTCGCCCAGAACGCTGCCCAGATCGCCCGGGCCGACGCGGCCATCGCCCAGGCCGAGGCTTCGATCGCCGAGGCGCAGGCCTCCAAGGACCAGACCTCCAGCGCCTTCGCCCGCTCGCAGACCCTGCGCAAGGACGGCATCGCCACGGCCGACACGCTGGAGCAGCGCGAGATGGCCGACAGGACGGCCGCCGCGCGGCTCGACTCGGCCCAGCACGCGCTCACCGTGGCGCAGGCGGACAAGAACCTCGCCGTGGCCCAGCGCAGCGAGATGATGGTGCGGCTCGCGCGCACCGAGATCAAGGCGCCGGCCGCCGGCACCGTCAGCCGGCGCACGGCCCGGATCGGCGCCATCGCCGCCATCGCCGGCGACCCGCTGTTCCGCATCATCGAGAACGGCGAGATCGAGCTCGAGGCCGACGTGCCCGAGGCGACGCTGGCGGCGCTGCGGCCGGGGATGGCCGCCAAGGTGCTGACCGCGGCGCGGACCGAGCCTTTCTCCGGGCATGTCCGCCTGGTTTCGCCGGAGGTGACCCAGAGCACGCGGCTCGGGCGGGTGCGCATCAGCCTCGATCCGGCCCCGGGCCTGACCATCGGGGCCTTCGGCCGCGCCGCGGTCGAGATCGCCAGCCGCGACGGCGTGCTGCTGCCGCAATCGGCCGTGCTCTTCTCCGAGCAGGGGCCGACCGTGCAGGTGGTCAGGGACGGCGTGGTGACGACGACGCCGATCGTCATCGGCCTGCGCACCGAGAGCCATGTCGAGATCGAGAAGGGCGTTGCCGTCGGCGATGCCGTCGTCGCCACCGCGGGCACCTTCGTGCGCGACGGCGACCGCGTCACGCCGGTCGAACCGAAGGGCTGA
- a CDS encoding ABC transporter ATP-binding protein yields the protein MSGAVISLNAAAATRLPTALVVDGVAHSYGAGHVLRKVDLRVAKGEIVALLGPSGCGKTTLLKLIAGLIAPSEGRLDIAGRCVADAASGRFTAPEKRGLGMVFQDYALWPHLSVLRNVSFPLEMRGVAREEWRRRAQRALERVGLADYGPRNPGSMSGGQQQRVSIARAIVAEPSLVLFDEPLSNLDRDLRDTLATEIAALIRDLGLSAVYVTHDQGEAFALADRVAVMREGRIEQIAAPERLVADPASPAVCEFLHLGTLVRAERRPDGYVLPEAGLTLAADLGAARPGPGRLLMRRDAVSAGPDARGMLRGRIVACVFRGDHYVLTVRVGADPSPGADILVVTRQRGRAGETVPLDVDVNRLRFFEDGPGTSLQTEEVP from the coding sequence ATGTCTGGGGCAGTTATTTCATTGAACGCGGCAGCAGCAACGCGCCTTCCGACCGCGCTGGTCGTCGACGGCGTCGCGCACAGCTACGGCGCGGGCCATGTCCTGCGCAAGGTCGACCTGCGGGTGGCGAAGGGGGAGATCGTCGCCCTTCTCGGCCCGTCCGGCTGCGGCAAGACCACGCTGCTCAAGCTGATCGCCGGCCTGATCGCGCCGAGCGAGGGCCGTCTCGACATTGCCGGCCGCTGCGTCGCCGACGCGGCCAGCGGGCGTTTCACCGCTCCGGAGAAGCGCGGCCTCGGCATGGTGTTCCAGGACTATGCGCTGTGGCCGCACCTCTCCGTGCTCCGCAATGTCAGCTTTCCCTTGGAGATGCGCGGCGTCGCGCGCGAGGAATGGCGCCGGCGGGCGCAGCGGGCCCTGGAGCGCGTCGGCCTCGCCGACTATGGCCCGCGCAACCCGGGCTCCATGTCCGGCGGCCAGCAGCAGCGCGTGTCCATCGCCAGGGCCATCGTCGCCGAGCCCAGCCTCGTGCTGTTCGACGAGCCGCTGTCCAATCTCGACCGCGACCTGCGCGACACCCTGGCCACCGAGATCGCCGCCCTGATCCGCGACCTCGGCCTCAGCGCGGTCTATGTCACCCACGACCAGGGCGAGGCCTTCGCCCTCGCCGACCGCGTCGCCGTGATGCGCGAGGGGCGGATCGAGCAGATCGCCGCGCCGGAGCGGCTGGTGGCGGACCCGGCCAGCCCGGCCGTCTGCGAATTCCTGCACCTGGGCACGCTGGTGCGGGCGGAACGGCGGCCGGACGGCTATGTCCTGCCCGAGGCCGGCCTGACCCTGGCCGCCGACCTCGGCGCGGCCCGCCCCGGCCCGGGCCGGCTCCTGATGCGGCGGGACGCAGTGAGCGCGGGCCCGGACGCGCGGGGCATGCTGCGCGGCCGGATCGTCGCCTGCGTGTTCCGCGGCGATCACTACGTCCTGACCGTCCGTGTCGGGGCCGACCCGTCGCCGGGAGCCGACATCCTCGTCGTGACGCGCCAGCGCGGGCGTGCGGGCGAGACGGTGCCCCTGGACGTCGACGTCAACCGGCTCCGGTTCTTCGAGGACGGACCGGGGACGAGCCTTCAAACCGAGGAAGTTCCATGA
- a CDS encoding TetR/AcrR family transcriptional regulator has protein sequence MILDAFERCIVRSGFHRTTMQDVAREAGMSAGNLYRYFVSKEQLVSGLCERDRERFGADFQHAREHSDVIGLLTELGRKHFVEEPRSRCIQFMEIWAEATRNPAVGAVCMATDREVTEQIVGLFDLARSRGQIAPNVDSAAAFAVLSAIGDGMHMHRALDPDFDPAEAFRLMLVVMKAIFSGQLDLNRPQEAEAASPARSERSS, from the coding sequence TTGATCCTGGACGCGTTCGAGCGTTGCATCGTGCGCTCGGGCTTCCATCGCACCACCATGCAGGACGTGGCGCGGGAAGCGGGGATGAGCGCGGGCAATCTCTACCGCTATTTCGTCTCCAAGGAGCAGCTGGTCTCCGGCCTGTGCGAGCGCGACCGCGAGCGCTTCGGCGCCGACTTCCAGCACGCCCGCGAGCATTCCGACGTGATCGGCCTCCTCACCGAGCTCGGCCGCAAGCATTTCGTCGAGGAGCCGCGCTCGCGCTGCATCCAGTTCATGGAGATCTGGGCCGAGGCGACGCGCAACCCGGCCGTCGGGGCGGTGTGCATGGCCACGGACCGCGAGGTCACCGAGCAGATCGTCGGCCTGTTCGACCTCGCCAGGAGCCGCGGGCAGATCGCGCCGAATGTCGACAGCGCGGCGGCCTTCGCCGTGCTCTCGGCCATCGGCGACGGCATGCACATGCACCGCGCCTTGGATCCCGACTTCGACCCGGCCGAGGCTTTCCGGCTGATGCTGGTGGTGATGAAGGCGATCTTCTCCGGCCAGCTCGACCTCAATCGTCCGCAGGAGGCCGAGGCCGCCTCTCCAGCCCGATCGGAGCGATCGTCATGA
- a CDS encoding efflux RND transporter permease subunit: MALNVSAWSIRQPVLSIVLFVVLLALGWVSFSTLPITKFPNIDIPIIAITITESGAAPAELETQVTRKIEDAVSSVAGIKHVRSTVTDGSSVTLIEFRLEVNTDRALNDVKDAVTKVRTDLPRAIDEPLVSRVDVEDQSILTYSVASPGMTLEQLSWHVDDVVKRELQGLKGVGKVDRIGGVSREIRVSLDPDRLMALGVTAASVNRQLQATTVDLAGGKGDVGDQEQSIRTLAGVRTLEGLRATKIVLAGGREVRLSEIADVRDAYEEPKSFARLDGRTPIVAFSIYRAKGASDTEVAAHVARAIEGLAKAHPDIAYQLVDDGVKDTYGNFQAAMSTLIEGALLAVIVVLIFLRDWRATLIAAVALPLSAIPTFWAMSMMGFSLNLISLLAITLATGILVDDAIVEIENIIRHMKMGKSPYRASLEAADEIGLAVIAITTTIIAIFVPVSLMGGIAGQYFKQFGLVVAVAVFFSLLVARLITPMMTAYLLRPHPHREPVDGFVMRSYVRFLEWTLARWYSPYLTVAVGMVLFVASLAAMGLLPQGFMPKTDEGRIVIAVEVPPGGRLEDTRRKTDEVVAAIRQMPEVERVLVIGGASPTGSLEVRKAAVYVELVHKSERERRQWTLQEDITQRIAGIPDVRAWYVNDRGERGVNVALLGTDPAELNQTVAGLEAAMRKIPGFSSVAASAGQDRPEVQIVPRTDDAARYGITTEQISEAVRVATIGDISGNLAKFNAGDRLVPIRVQLTEASRANLGLIQALSLVTAAGGTVPLSAVADVKFGQGPSSIDRYDRVRLISVGADLPGSMTLGEAMAKVEALPVMQNLPKSVRTAPTGDAEIMGEVYTGFAMAMGAGLMLVFGVLILLLGSVFHPVTILFSLPLSLGGVVGALLITDNSVSLPVVIGILMLMGIVTKNAIMLVDFAVERVKHGMSRHDAIIDAGRKRARPIVMTTIAMVAGMVPTALGHGDGGEFRAPMAIAVIGGLTASTVLSLIFVPSFYSVMDDVTRLFVWIFGRFIGPKDEDETAPAPPARLPGGPPAHSLPIAAE; this comes from the coding sequence ATGGCCTTGAACGTCTCCGCATGGTCGATCCGCCAGCCGGTGCTCTCCATCGTGCTGTTCGTGGTGCTGCTGGCGCTGGGCTGGGTGTCGTTCAGCACCCTGCCGATCACCAAGTTTCCCAACATCGACATCCCGATCATCGCGATCACGATCACCGAGTCCGGCGCGGCTCCGGCCGAGCTGGAGACGCAGGTCACCCGCAAGATCGAGGATGCGGTCTCCAGCGTCGCCGGCATCAAGCACGTGCGCTCGACGGTGACGGACGGCTCGTCGGTCACGCTGATCGAGTTCCGCCTGGAGGTGAACACCGACCGGGCGCTCAACGACGTCAAGGACGCGGTGACCAAGGTGCGCACCGACCTGCCGCGGGCCATCGACGAGCCGCTGGTCAGCCGGGTCGACGTCGAGGACCAGTCGATCCTGACCTATTCCGTCGCCTCGCCCGGCATGACGCTGGAGCAGCTCTCCTGGCATGTCGACGACGTGGTCAAGCGCGAGCTGCAGGGGCTCAAGGGCGTGGGCAAGGTCGACCGCATCGGCGGCGTCTCGCGCGAGATCCGCGTGTCGCTCGATCCCGACCGGCTGATGGCGCTCGGCGTCACCGCGGCCAGCGTCAACCGCCAGCTCCAGGCGACCACCGTCGACCTCGCCGGCGGCAAGGGCGACGTCGGTGACCAGGAACAGTCGATCCGCACCCTGGCCGGCGTGCGCACGCTCGAGGGCCTCAGGGCCACGAAGATCGTGCTGGCCGGCGGGCGGGAAGTGCGACTCAGCGAGATCGCCGACGTGCGCGACGCCTATGAGGAGCCCAAGTCCTTCGCGCGGCTCGACGGCAGGACGCCGATCGTCGCCTTCTCGATCTATCGGGCCAAGGGCGCGAGCGACACCGAGGTCGCCGCCCATGTGGCCCGGGCCATCGAAGGACTGGCCAAGGCCCATCCCGACATCGCCTACCAGCTGGTCGACGACGGGGTGAAGGACACCTACGGCAATTTCCAGGCGGCGATGTCGACCCTGATCGAAGGGGCGTTGCTGGCCGTCATCGTCGTGCTGATCTTCCTGCGCGACTGGCGCGCCACGCTGATCGCCGCCGTGGCCCTGCCGCTCTCGGCCATCCCGACCTTCTGGGCGATGAGCATGATGGGCTTCTCGCTCAACCTGATCAGCCTTTTGGCGATCACGCTGGCGACCGGCATCCTCGTCGACGACGCCATCGTCGAGATCGAGAACATCATCCGCCACATGAAGATGGGCAAGTCGCCCTATCGCGCCTCGCTCGAGGCCGCCGACGAGATCGGCCTCGCCGTGATCGCGATCACCACGACCATCATCGCCATCTTCGTGCCGGTCAGCCTGATGGGCGGCATCGCCGGCCAGTATTTCAAGCAGTTCGGCCTGGTGGTCGCCGTGGCGGTGTTCTTCTCGCTCCTGGTGGCGCGCCTGATCACACCGATGATGACGGCCTATCTGCTGCGGCCGCATCCGCACAGGGAGCCGGTCGACGGCTTCGTCATGCGCAGCTATGTGCGGTTCCTGGAGTGGACGCTGGCGCGCTGGTACTCACCCTACCTGACCGTGGCGGTCGGCATGGTGCTGTTCGTCGCGTCGCTGGCGGCGATGGGCCTGCTGCCGCAGGGCTTCATGCCCAAGACCGACGAGGGACGCATCGTCATCGCCGTCGAGGTGCCGCCCGGCGGCCGGCTCGAGGACACGCGGCGCAAGACCGACGAGGTCGTCGCCGCCATCCGGCAGATGCCGGAGGTGGAGCGCGTCCTGGTGATCGGCGGGGCCTCGCCCACCGGCTCGCTGGAAGTGCGCAAGGCCGCGGTCTATGTCGAGCTCGTGCACAAGAGCGAGCGCGAGCGTCGTCAGTGGACGCTGCAGGAGGATATCACGCAGCGGATCGCCGGAATCCCCGACGTGCGCGCCTGGTACGTCAACGACCGCGGCGAGCGCGGCGTCAACGTGGCGCTGCTGGGCACGGATCCGGCCGAGCTCAACCAGACCGTGGCCGGGCTCGAGGCGGCGATGCGCAAGATCCCGGGCTTCTCCAGCGTCGCCGCCAGCGCCGGCCAGGACCGGCCGGAAGTGCAGATCGTGCCGCGCACCGACGATGCCGCGCGCTACGGCATCACCACCGAGCAGATCTCGGAGGCGGTGCGCGTCGCCACCATCGGCGACATCTCCGGCAATCTCGCCAAGTTCAATGCCGGCGACCGGCTGGTGCCGATCCGGGTGCAGCTGACGGAGGCCTCGCGCGCCAATCTCGGCCTGATCCAGGCGCTCAGCCTGGTCACCGCCGCGGGTGGCACGGTGCCGCTCTCGGCGGTGGCGGACGTGAAGTTCGGCCAGGGACCGTCCTCGATCGACCGCTACGACCGCGTGCGGCTGATCAGCGTCGGCGCGGACCTGCCGGGCAGCATGACCCTCGGCGAGGCGATGGCGAAGGTCGAGGCGCTGCCGGTGATGCAGAACCTGCCGAAATCCGTGCGGACCGCGCCGACCGGCGACGCCGAGATCATGGGAGAAGTCTACACCGGCTTCGCCATGGCGATGGGCGCCGGATTGATGCTGGTCTTCGGCGTGCTCATCCTGCTGCTCGGCAGCGTCTTCCACCCCGTCACCATCCTGTTCTCCCTGCCGCTCTCGCTCGGCGGCGTGGTGGGCGCCCTTCTCATCACCGACAACTCGGTGTCGCTGCCTGTCGTGATCGGCATCCTGATGCTGATGGGCATCGTCACCAAGAACGCCATCATGCTGGTCGACTTCGCGGTGGAGCGGGTCAAGCACGGCATGTCGCGGCACGATGCCATCATCGACGCCGGCCGCAAGCGCGCCCGGCCGATCGTGATGACCACCATCGCCATGGTGGCCGGCATGGTGCCGACCGCCCTCGGCCACGGCGACGGCGGCGAATTCCGCGCGCCCATGGCCATCGCCGTGATCGGCGGCCTGACCGCGTCGACGGTGCTGTCCCTGATCTTCGTGCCGTCGTTCTACTCGGTCATGGACGACGTCACCCGCCTGTTCGTCTGGATCTTCGGCCGCTTCATCGGGCCGAAGGACGAGGACGAGACCGCGCCCGCGCCGCCTGCCCGGCTGCCGGGCGGGCCCCCCGCCCATTCTCTGCCCATCGCCGCCGAATGA